The proteins below come from a single Tachypleus tridentatus isolate NWPU-2018 chromosome 13, ASM421037v1, whole genome shotgun sequence genomic window:
- the LOC143236762 gene encoding proton channel OtopLc-like isoform X2, producing the protein MNSIKVGMLKWTNAVFRFNQGAEVISDLPKLDKEIVNNNLNTDGTMHNLHSPPPNPPNMTAGTNVSDESLRNILAYPPPEGRIIRNSQTCAETLLPLRRRRHPDDTVHVLSCLYAKLLVMVTLVLVLTEVMDNDVNIHFFHGYIFTYLLGGAVICLLYIYIAMMINKRPELTGSASSPLEGTVDPEAIVMRRRISYYSSDISIYIRVGSLVFGFGTLILLGLEITAHSTQDVSCVNKLSMAQPSLQALFTLLQMVFLFLNAQEIICSLGWFRHIALMHVVATNVAVWIRQVTWEVAREWENLNHLKINSKDRWPLDSYNFTLHTFNEKGDHSIFFTRQCRWRIQDGGKMESMTALINCLQNSKSGWIWDKSTPFLYSFVIQYSLIGSVMTYYLWKNINAFGRRQRKSVISEYEDDACQTTYFTTDCRGANKGLFLGLLVLVAGIMVIVLFYVRREDDTMYFDALFANVVLHSAILFFSTIAVFIGLARIPHLSPRNRRARKLNGFLQHIGVLAAYGYGLFGMVVGGLEVHSVKHMVLFIDGGLIVINSFLQSLFIHQVLRRSCGYKEELLKARPGRQVVTFLVFSNMALWLMETFTAQDYVTSRLQLNFFGERVWGIICRVLMPLMVFYRFHSSAALMDAWRNAYKPKNI; encoded by the exons ATGAACAG TATCAAAGTCGGAATGCTTAAATGGACTAATGCTGTGTTCAGATTTAATCAAG GAGCTGAAGTGATCTCAGATCTTCCAAAGCTAGACAAAGAAATAGTAAACAACAACCTCAACACAGATGGTACAATGCACAATCTTCATTCACCACCTCCTAATCCACCGAATATGACTGCAGGTACAAATGTGTCTGATGAGTCTCTCAGGAACATTCTTGCCTATCCACCACCAGAGGGCAGAATTATTAGAAACAGCCAGACTTGCGCAGAAACTCTTTTACCCCTCAG AAGGCGGAGACACCCTGATGATACAGTACACGTACTAAGCTGTTTGTACGCCAAGCTCTTGGTGATGGTTACTTTAGTATTGGTGCTTACAGAAGTTATGGATAACGAtgtaaacatacatttttttcac GGCTATATTTTCACCTACTTGTTAGGTGGTGCTGTGATCTGCTTATTGTATATATACATCGCCATGATGATAAACAAACGTCCTGAATTGACTGGTAGTGCCTCATCACCTTTAGAGGGCACTGTTGACCCTGAGGCGATTGTAATGAGGCGAAGAATTTCTTATTACTCATCAGATATTAGTATTTATATACGAGTAGGGTCTTTGG TGTTTGGTTTTGGTACTCTCATCTTGCTTGGTTTGGAAATCACCGCTCATTCTACTCAGGATGTGTCTTGTGTAAATAAACTCAGTATGGCTCAACCATCTCTACAGGCTCTTTTCACGCTTCTCCAGATGGTGTTCCTCTTTCTCAATGCTCAA GAGATCATTTGCTCACTGGGATGGTTTCGTCATATTGCTCTCATGCACGTCGTAGCAACAAACGTAGCAGTCTGGATAAGGCAAGTCACGTGGGAAGTGGCACGAGAATGGGAAAACCTAaatcatttgaaaattaattcGAAGGATCGTTGGCCATTGGATAGTTATAATTTCACTCTTCACACATTCAACGAGAAAGGAGACCACAGTATTTTCT TTACACGCCAGTGCCGATGGAGAATACAAGATGGCGGTAAAATGGAATCTATGACGGCTCTTATCAACTGTCTTCAAAATTCAAAGTCCGGTTGGATCTGGGATAAATCCACCccatttttatattcttttgtaaTTCAGTATAGCTTAATTGGCTCTGTGATGACTTACTACCTTTGGAAAAACATCAATGCTTTTGGCAGACGTCAGAGAAAatctgttatatctgaatatgaAGATGATGCTTGCCAGACCACTTATTTCACAACTGATTGCAGAGGAGCCAATAAGGGTTTGTTTCTGGGGCTCCTCGTTCTTGTTGCTGGTATCATGGTTATTGTCCTCTTTTACGTCAGAAGAGAAGATGACACTATGTATTTTGATGCACTCTTTGCAAATGTTGTTCTTCATTCGGCTATCCTGTTTTTCTCGACGATTGCTGTGTTTATTGGATTGGCACGTATTCCACATCTTAGTCCACGGAATCGACGAGCTCGCAAACTGAATGGATTTCTGCAACACATTGGTGTTCTCGCTGCTTATGGATATGGACTTTTTGGAATGGTAGTGGGAGGACTGGAAGTTCACAGTGTTAAACACATGGTGCTGTTTATTGACGGCGGATTAATCGTAATCAACTCTTTTCTTCAATCACTGTTCATTCACCAGGTCCTCCGGAGGTCCTGTGGCTATAAAGAAGAGTTACTGAAGGCTCGTCCTGGACGACAGGTCGTCACGTTCTTGGTGTTTAGTAATATGGCTCTTTGGTTAATGGAGACTTTCACTGCCCAGGATTATGTCACCAGTCGTCTACAACTGAACTTCTTCGGTGAGAGAGTCTGGGGAATTATTTGTCGTGTTCTGATGCCACTAATGGTGTTTTATAGATTCCATTCTTCGGCTGCCTTGATGGATGCGTGGAGAAATGCGtataaacctaaaaatatttgA
- the LOC143236762 gene encoding proton channel OtopLc-like isoform X3, which produces MFRTDIKVGMLKWTNAVFRFNQGAEVISDLPKLDKEIVNNNLNTDGTMHNLHSPPPNPPNMTAGTNVSDESLRNILAYPPPEGRIIRNSQTCAETLLPLRRRRHPDDTVHVLSCLYAKLLVMVTLVLVLTEVMDNDGYIFTYLLGGAVICLLYIYIAMMINKRPELTGSASSPLEGTVDPEAIVMRRRISYYSSDISIYIRVGSLVFGFGTLILLGLEITAHSTQDVSCVNKLSMAQPSLQALFTLLQMVFLFLNAQEIICSLGWFRHIALMHVVATNVAVWIRQVTWEVAREWENLNHLKINSKDRWPLDSYNFTLHTFNEKGDHSIFFTRQCRWRIQDGGKMESMTALINCLQNSKSGWIWDKSTPFLYSFVIQYSLIGSVMTYYLWKNINAFGRRQRKSVISEYEDDACQTTYFTTDCRGANKGLFLGLLVLVAGIMVIVLFYVRREDDTMYFDALFANVVLHSAILFFSTIAVFIGLARIPHLSPRNRRARKLNGFLQHIGVLAAYGYGLFGMVVGGLEVHSVKHMVLFIDGGLIVINSFLQSLFIHQVLRRSCGYKEELLKARPGRQVVTFLVFSNMALWLMETFTAQDYVTSRLQLNFFGERVWGIICRVLMPLMVFYRFHSSAALMDAWRNAYKPKNI; this is translated from the exons ATGTTCAGAACAGA TATCAAAGTCGGAATGCTTAAATGGACTAATGCTGTGTTCAGATTTAATCAAG GAGCTGAAGTGATCTCAGATCTTCCAAAGCTAGACAAAGAAATAGTAAACAACAACCTCAACACAGATGGTACAATGCACAATCTTCATTCACCACCTCCTAATCCACCGAATATGACTGCAGGTACAAATGTGTCTGATGAGTCTCTCAGGAACATTCTTGCCTATCCACCACCAGAGGGCAGAATTATTAGAAACAGCCAGACTTGCGCAGAAACTCTTTTACCCCTCAG AAGGCGGAGACACCCTGATGATACAGTACACGTACTAAGCTGTTTGTACGCCAAGCTCTTGGTGATGGTTACTTTAGTATTGGTGCTTACAGAAGTTATGGATAACGAt GGCTATATTTTCACCTACTTGTTAGGTGGTGCTGTGATCTGCTTATTGTATATATACATCGCCATGATGATAAACAAACGTCCTGAATTGACTGGTAGTGCCTCATCACCTTTAGAGGGCACTGTTGACCCTGAGGCGATTGTAATGAGGCGAAGAATTTCTTATTACTCATCAGATATTAGTATTTATATACGAGTAGGGTCTTTGG TGTTTGGTTTTGGTACTCTCATCTTGCTTGGTTTGGAAATCACCGCTCATTCTACTCAGGATGTGTCTTGTGTAAATAAACTCAGTATGGCTCAACCATCTCTACAGGCTCTTTTCACGCTTCTCCAGATGGTGTTCCTCTTTCTCAATGCTCAA GAGATCATTTGCTCACTGGGATGGTTTCGTCATATTGCTCTCATGCACGTCGTAGCAACAAACGTAGCAGTCTGGATAAGGCAAGTCACGTGGGAAGTGGCACGAGAATGGGAAAACCTAaatcatttgaaaattaattcGAAGGATCGTTGGCCATTGGATAGTTATAATTTCACTCTTCACACATTCAACGAGAAAGGAGACCACAGTATTTTCT TTACACGCCAGTGCCGATGGAGAATACAAGATGGCGGTAAAATGGAATCTATGACGGCTCTTATCAACTGTCTTCAAAATTCAAAGTCCGGTTGGATCTGGGATAAATCCACCccatttttatattcttttgtaaTTCAGTATAGCTTAATTGGCTCTGTGATGACTTACTACCTTTGGAAAAACATCAATGCTTTTGGCAGACGTCAGAGAAAatctgttatatctgaatatgaAGATGATGCTTGCCAGACCACTTATTTCACAACTGATTGCAGAGGAGCCAATAAGGGTTTGTTTCTGGGGCTCCTCGTTCTTGTTGCTGGTATCATGGTTATTGTCCTCTTTTACGTCAGAAGAGAAGATGACACTATGTATTTTGATGCACTCTTTGCAAATGTTGTTCTTCATTCGGCTATCCTGTTTTTCTCGACGATTGCTGTGTTTATTGGATTGGCACGTATTCCACATCTTAGTCCACGGAATCGACGAGCTCGCAAACTGAATGGATTTCTGCAACACATTGGTGTTCTCGCTGCTTATGGATATGGACTTTTTGGAATGGTAGTGGGAGGACTGGAAGTTCACAGTGTTAAACACATGGTGCTGTTTATTGACGGCGGATTAATCGTAATCAACTCTTTTCTTCAATCACTGTTCATTCACCAGGTCCTCCGGAGGTCCTGTGGCTATAAAGAAGAGTTACTGAAGGCTCGTCCTGGACGACAGGTCGTCACGTTCTTGGTGTTTAGTAATATGGCTCTTTGGTTAATGGAGACTTTCACTGCCCAGGATTATGTCACCAGTCGTCTACAACTGAACTTCTTCGGTGAGAGAGTCTGGGGAATTATTTGTCGTGTTCTGATGCCACTAATGGTGTTTTATAGATTCCATTCTTCGGCTGCCTTGATGGATGCGTGGAGAAATGCGtataaacctaaaaatatttgA
- the LOC143236762 gene encoding proton channel OtopLc-like isoform X1: MFRTDIKVGMLKWTNAVFRFNQGAEVISDLPKLDKEIVNNNLNTDGTMHNLHSPPPNPPNMTAGTNVSDESLRNILAYPPPEGRIIRNSQTCAETLLPLRRRRHPDDTVHVLSCLYAKLLVMVTLVLVLTEVMDNDVNIHFFHGYIFTYLLGGAVICLLYIYIAMMINKRPELTGSASSPLEGTVDPEAIVMRRRISYYSSDISIYIRVGSLVFGFGTLILLGLEITAHSTQDVSCVNKLSMAQPSLQALFTLLQMVFLFLNAQEIICSLGWFRHIALMHVVATNVAVWIRQVTWEVAREWENLNHLKINSKDRWPLDSYNFTLHTFNEKGDHSIFFTRQCRWRIQDGGKMESMTALINCLQNSKSGWIWDKSTPFLYSFVIQYSLIGSVMTYYLWKNINAFGRRQRKSVISEYEDDACQTTYFTTDCRGANKGLFLGLLVLVAGIMVIVLFYVRREDDTMYFDALFANVVLHSAILFFSTIAVFIGLARIPHLSPRNRRARKLNGFLQHIGVLAAYGYGLFGMVVGGLEVHSVKHMVLFIDGGLIVINSFLQSLFIHQVLRRSCGYKEELLKARPGRQVVTFLVFSNMALWLMETFTAQDYVTSRLQLNFFGERVWGIICRVLMPLMVFYRFHSSAALMDAWRNAYKPKNI; this comes from the exons ATGTTCAGAACAGA TATCAAAGTCGGAATGCTTAAATGGACTAATGCTGTGTTCAGATTTAATCAAG GAGCTGAAGTGATCTCAGATCTTCCAAAGCTAGACAAAGAAATAGTAAACAACAACCTCAACACAGATGGTACAATGCACAATCTTCATTCACCACCTCCTAATCCACCGAATATGACTGCAGGTACAAATGTGTCTGATGAGTCTCTCAGGAACATTCTTGCCTATCCACCACCAGAGGGCAGAATTATTAGAAACAGCCAGACTTGCGCAGAAACTCTTTTACCCCTCAG AAGGCGGAGACACCCTGATGATACAGTACACGTACTAAGCTGTTTGTACGCCAAGCTCTTGGTGATGGTTACTTTAGTATTGGTGCTTACAGAAGTTATGGATAACGAtgtaaacatacatttttttcac GGCTATATTTTCACCTACTTGTTAGGTGGTGCTGTGATCTGCTTATTGTATATATACATCGCCATGATGATAAACAAACGTCCTGAATTGACTGGTAGTGCCTCATCACCTTTAGAGGGCACTGTTGACCCTGAGGCGATTGTAATGAGGCGAAGAATTTCTTATTACTCATCAGATATTAGTATTTATATACGAGTAGGGTCTTTGG TGTTTGGTTTTGGTACTCTCATCTTGCTTGGTTTGGAAATCACCGCTCATTCTACTCAGGATGTGTCTTGTGTAAATAAACTCAGTATGGCTCAACCATCTCTACAGGCTCTTTTCACGCTTCTCCAGATGGTGTTCCTCTTTCTCAATGCTCAA GAGATCATTTGCTCACTGGGATGGTTTCGTCATATTGCTCTCATGCACGTCGTAGCAACAAACGTAGCAGTCTGGATAAGGCAAGTCACGTGGGAAGTGGCACGAGAATGGGAAAACCTAaatcatttgaaaattaattcGAAGGATCGTTGGCCATTGGATAGTTATAATTTCACTCTTCACACATTCAACGAGAAAGGAGACCACAGTATTTTCT TTACACGCCAGTGCCGATGGAGAATACAAGATGGCGGTAAAATGGAATCTATGACGGCTCTTATCAACTGTCTTCAAAATTCAAAGTCCGGTTGGATCTGGGATAAATCCACCccatttttatattcttttgtaaTTCAGTATAGCTTAATTGGCTCTGTGATGACTTACTACCTTTGGAAAAACATCAATGCTTTTGGCAGACGTCAGAGAAAatctgttatatctgaatatgaAGATGATGCTTGCCAGACCACTTATTTCACAACTGATTGCAGAGGAGCCAATAAGGGTTTGTTTCTGGGGCTCCTCGTTCTTGTTGCTGGTATCATGGTTATTGTCCTCTTTTACGTCAGAAGAGAAGATGACACTATGTATTTTGATGCACTCTTTGCAAATGTTGTTCTTCATTCGGCTATCCTGTTTTTCTCGACGATTGCTGTGTTTATTGGATTGGCACGTATTCCACATCTTAGTCCACGGAATCGACGAGCTCGCAAACTGAATGGATTTCTGCAACACATTGGTGTTCTCGCTGCTTATGGATATGGACTTTTTGGAATGGTAGTGGGAGGACTGGAAGTTCACAGTGTTAAACACATGGTGCTGTTTATTGACGGCGGATTAATCGTAATCAACTCTTTTCTTCAATCACTGTTCATTCACCAGGTCCTCCGGAGGTCCTGTGGCTATAAAGAAGAGTTACTGAAGGCTCGTCCTGGACGACAGGTCGTCACGTTCTTGGTGTTTAGTAATATGGCTCTTTGGTTAATGGAGACTTTCACTGCCCAGGATTATGTCACCAGTCGTCTACAACTGAACTTCTTCGGTGAGAGAGTCTGGGGAATTATTTGTCGTGTTCTGATGCCACTAATGGTGTTTTATAGATTCCATTCTTCGGCTGCCTTGATGGATGCGTGGAGAAATGCGtataaacctaaaaatatttgA